From uncultured Pseudodesulfovibrio sp.:
AATAATTTCGCTCAATAGACAATTTTGTTCACTGAGCGGGTGTCAAGGACCCAAAACCTCATCATGTTGTTTTAACCCGGACAACAGAACGAGGCATAGGGCCCAAGCCAACAGCGCGTTGTTTTAACCCGGACAACAGCCTTGGCAAAGGCTCCAAAGCCTCTGACTTGTCGTTTAACCCGGACGACATTTCAAGGTATGGGCATACCATAACCCCAATTTTACTGGAGGAAAGGATGAAACGCATCATTACCATTCTGGCTGCGCTGTCTCTGCTTCTGTGCGCCGCCATATCAGCTCAGGCGGCTGACATCGATCTTGCTAAAAAATCGACCCTGGAAAAGGTCATCCAAAGCGGCGAACTGCGCATTGGAACCGAAGCTGGCTACATGCCCTTCGAAATGACGGACAAAAAAGGGCAGGTTGTCGGTTTCGACATCGACATGTGTAAAGAAATGGCCAAAGCCATGGGTGTCAAATTGACCATCGTCAACACGGCTTGGGATGGGATTATCCCCGGCCTCCTGTCCAACAAATATGACCTCATTGCCTCTGGCATGACCGTCAATCAGGAACGCAACCTGAAAGTCAACTTCGCCAACCCGTATATCGTTGTGGGGCAGACCGCTCTGATCAACAAAAAATGGGCTGACGAAATCAAGACATACAAAGACCTGAACAACCCCAAATACACCATTACTTCCAAACTCGGCACGACTGGTGAACAGGCTGCAAAACGCATGTTTCCCAAAGCGCAGTACAAATCATTTGAAATGGAAGATCAGGCCATGCTGGAAGCTCTGAACGGAAAGGCCACCGCCACCGTTTACGACCTGCCTATGACCTCCATTTTCTACGCTCAACGCGGTAAAGACGCTGACATGAAATTCTTGAACGAACCCTTCACTTACGAGCCTCTGGGCTGGGCCATCAACAAAGGTGACCCCGACTTCCTGAACTGGCTCAACAACTTCCTCGTTCAGATGAAGAACGATGGCCGCTACGACCGCATCTACAATAAGTGGTTCGGTTCCAACAAGTGGCTCAAAGACGTTCAGTAGACTTCATAGAATCTTCCGGGGATCGTGCACACACGGTCCCCGGACTTTTTTCCGTTCTTTACCTTACCGAGTAAATCAATGACAGATACTGCGACCGTTGGAACTCCCAAGGGATTCAATAAAAATACTTTTTGGAAGGCAGTCTACTTTGTCCTGCTCTTCGTTGTCATCGGCGGCTTCTATTGGGCCACAGAACAAGCTGATTACATCTGGAGATGGAACCGTCTTCCCAGATATTTCTACTACGTCGAAACAATAGACGTAACGGCCGAAATCGAAGGAGAAGTCGCCTCCATCACCCAAAAGGATGATGATTCCGTCGTCATAATCGAAGGCGGAGGCGAATCAGAATATTACACCATCCCCGGTTCTGACGTTCGCGTGGACGTTGGCGACACTATTTATATGGGGGATCCCATAGGGGTCTATGAAGAAGGCAGAATGGGCCTGCTTCTTGATGGTCTGTTGGTGACCATCGAGGTCAGCCTTGTTTCCATCTTTCTCGGTATTCTTCTCGGCCTGTTCACCGGCCTTGCCAGAATATCCAGTAACCCCTGTCTAAAATGGGGAGCCATTACATACATTGAATTGATCCGAGGTTCTCCCCTGCTTGTCCAGATCATGATCTGGTACTTTGTTCTTGGAACCATCATCAACAATCTCTTGGCAAAAGCCGACTTGTTCCAAATTCCCGAACTATGGTTTGCAGTAGCATCCCTTGCTATTTTTGCCGGCGCCTATGTAGCCGAAATCGTTCGTGCAGGCATCCAATCCATCCATAAAGGACAAATGGAAGCAGCCCGATCTCTCGGAATGACCAAGGCGACTGCGATGCGCAAGATCATCCTGCCCCAGGCCTTCAAACGCATACTGCCTCCATTGGCTGGTCAGTTCATCAGTCTGATCAAAGACTCATCTCTGCTCGGCGTCATCGCAATACGCGAGCTGACCAAAGCAACACGTGAGGCGGTCACCACCAGTCTCATGCCCTACGAACTCTGGTTTCTGTGCGGCATCATGTACCTCGTGATTACATTCACTCTGTCCATGTTTGTTCAATATCTTGAAAAAAGGACAGCGGAGGTCTAAAAAAATGATAGACGTCAAAAACGTATACAAGACCTTTTTTGTCCCGCATGAAATTCAAGCTTTGCATGACGTGTCCTACCACATCAATCCGGGCGAAGTGGTTGTTGTCATCGGCCCGTCAGGGTCAGGCAAGTCCACGTTCCTTCGATGCCTCAATCGTTTGGAACATGCCAACTCCGGCCATATAATGATTGATGGCGTTGACGTCCTCGATCCCAAGACCAATATCAACAAAGTTCGCATGGAAGTAGGCATGGTCTTCCAGTCCTTCAACCTCTTCCCGCATCTGACCGTGCTTGAAAATGTCACCGTAGGCCAAACATCCGTTCGTAAACGTGGCAAAAAAGAATCTGCGGAAAATGCCATGACCTTACTTAACAAAGTAGGCATTCATGCCAAGGCAGACAACTACCCGGCCCAACTCTCCGGCGGCCAAATGCAGCGCGTCGCTATAGCCCGTGCTCTAGCAATGGACCCCAAGGTCATGCTCTTTGATGAGCCAACCTCAGCACTGGACCCTGAAATGGTCGGCGAGGTTCTCGACGTCATGAAAGCCTTGGCTAAAGAAGGCATGACCATGGTCGTCGTTACCCACGAAATGGGCTTTGCCCGCGAAGTGGCCGATCATGTCGTCTTTATGGATGAAGGAAAGATCGTCGAAGTCGGTAACCCCGAACATTTCTTTACCACCCCCGAGCACGAACGCACCAAACTCTTCCTAAGCCAAATATTATAAATTGGCTAAAATCCTCATTACTAAATCAAAAGGGTTGCGGTTTGCCGCAACCCTTTTTTTCATAAAAAACAAAATTCGACACTCTCCACCCATATATTTCCTTGTTATTGTAAATGTCATTCACCAGTCTCTAAATCCATTCCCAAAATGAAAAAACCTACCCCTTGTGTGTGAGGAAAAACACGTATACTAACTCCCAACATAGACTTATATGAGAAATGAAAAATCATTGCCGTGCGTTATTCGGCTCGATAATTTTCTATAATTGCTCCAACAAACGATCATAGAACCATAATGAAAGATATCTCAAACATTCACCCCAAAAGAATTCTGGCTTGCCAGCTCCGGCAAATCGGAGATGTCGTGCTCGCTACGCCATCTATTCGGCTGCTCAAAGAACGATTCCCGAATGCAAAACTCGATGTATTGACAGAAAAAAAATGTGCATCGGTTTTAGAAAACAACCCACATATCGATCACATTTGGACTATTGACAAAAAGGCTCTTAGCAACCCTTTGACCGCTTTAAAATACTATCGAAAAGTTGGCAAAAGCGGCTATGATCTTATTGTTGATTTTCAACAACTCCCGCGCTGTAAATGGGTCGTTCGTTTTTCAACGGCTCCAGTTCGTTTGACCTTTCAACCTCCATGGTACAACCGTCATCTCTACACTCACTGGACAACGCCCCTCAACGGCTATGCGGCCAAGTGCAAAGCAAGTGTTCTCCGCCCCTTGGGCATTGAGTGGAAAAACGAACCACCTGAAATTTTCTTCACAAAAGTAGAAAAGGACTGGGCCAAAAATTTCATTGCCTCACAAGGCATGGAGCCATGCCGCTTTGTTACTATCGACCCCAGCCATCGCCGGATCACCCGGAAATGGCCTGAACGGCACTTTGCCGGCCTCATTCAGCTCATGAAAAAACGCTATCCTGATCTGAAATTCTTCATATTGTATGGCCCTGGAGAACTACCGGTTGCGCAAGAAGTAGCCCAAATAGCCGGAGATGGTGTTATCATCTCCGACAACATGCTTTCCCTCCGCGAAATGGCTGCAGTCCAATCCATGGCAGCACTCCATGTAGGAAACTGTTCAGCCCCCCGACACTTTGCCGTAGCGGTAGACACACCTTCTTTGGTTATTCACGGTGCCACTGGCTTTGGTTGGCGATTTCCATCAGACGAACACGTCAGCTTGGATAAGGGATTGCCTTGCCGTTCCTGCAACCAAAACAAATGTGAAACCCGAGAATGTCTGGAAACTTTCCATCCCGAAGAGTGTTTAGACGAAGCCTTACGGCTCCTCGCCTTAAGGTATGTTTCCTAATTTTACATTTGAAAATGTCCAAAATCAAAATATTGACATAAATAGACATATCATCCTCTGACGCTCTCATATTCCTCTCTTGCCTTCCTCTAATGGAGGACATATGTTCACAATAAATTACAAGATCTTCCGTCTTAAACAGGAATGGGTATAGTATGAATCTAAAAGGAAAAAAAATTCTCGTCACCGGCTCAGATGGTTTTATTGGTTCCCATCTGGTCGAATATCTAATTCGCCAAGGGTATTCAGTCCGCGCCTTTGTCCTTTATAATTCCTTCAACTCTTGGGGATGGCTCGACGAATCTCCAAAAGATATAATAGACAATTTGGAAATATTCTCTGGTGACGTACGCGACCCTAACGGGGTACGCGAAGCCATGAAGGGATGTGATGTGGTCATGCATCTTGCTGCACTCATCGCTATCCCGTATTCCTACCACTCTCCGGACACGTATGTTGATACCAATGTCAAAGGCACTCTGAATATCGTTCAAGCTGCCAAAGACCTTGGCGTAGAACGTGTTGTGGTCACTTCCACAAGTGAAGTTTATGGTACAGCGCAATTTGTTCCCATCACCGAAGATCATCCGCTTCAAGGTCAATCTCCATATTCAGCCACAAAGATCGGTGCTGACCAGATAGCTATGAGCTTCTACAATGCCTTTGAAACACCCGTATCCATCATTCGTCCGTTTAACACCTATGGGCCTCGCCAGAGTGCTCGAGCGGTCATTCCAACCGTTATTACGCAAATTGCCAATGGTGCGGAGACTATCAAACTCGGCGCACTCACACCCACTCGTGACTTCAACTATGTATCCGATACAGTCCGCGGTTTTGAAGCCGTAGCAGCATCTGACGACTGTATAGGGGAAGTGGTCAACGTGGGGAGCGGATTTGAAGTATCAATAGGTGACACAGCACAAGCCATTGCCGATGTGATGGGAGCAAATATCGAAATAGTCTGCGATCAGGAACGAATTCGCCCTAAAAACAGCGAAGTTGAAAGATTATTTGCCGGAAATGAGAAGGTCAAAAAACTTTGTGATTGGGAACCGAAATTCAACGGGTTGGATGGTTTCAAACGCGGCCTTGAATTAACAGCCAAATGGTTCGCTGACGGTGAAAATCTTAAACGCTATAAAGCAGACATATACAATATTTAGGATAGCCTAATGTTTGACGACGTACTCTCTTTCATCAGACAACTCTATCGGGAGCCCGAGGGATTCATCCCTCTCCATGCACCTATTTTTTTCGGACACGAAAAAGAATATCTATGCGACTGCATCGACTCCACTTTTGTTTCCAGTGTGGGAAAATATGTTGACCGATTCGAAGATATGGTCTGCGACTTCACAGACGCGGCCCGAGCTATTGCCGTAGTTAATGGCACCTGCGGCCTCACCGCAGCCTTGGGTATGGTCAACGTACGTCCTGGCGATCTCGTCCTGACTCAAGCATTAACCTTTGTAGCCTCAGCCAACGCCATCAGCCACACCGGAGCCAAGCCCGTTTTCCTCGACTCGGACAAAGATAGTCTGGGGATGAGTCCTGACGCACTGAAAACATTTTTAAAAAGTCATAATCCTGCTAATGGGCATATCGCCGCATGTGTACCGGTTCATATTCTGGGCCACGCCTGTCGTATCCGTGAAATCTGCGAAATTTGTGCAGAATACGACATTCCGGTGGTAGAAGATGCCGCCGAGGTCCTTGGGAGTCGTTACGAAGGACAGCATCTCGGCACTTTCGGTACTTTTGGGGTCCTCAGCTTTAACGGAAACAAAACCATTACCACTGGTGGTGGAGGTATGATCCTGACAAAAGATGCTGAGTTAGGTGCGCACGCCAAGCATATGACCACCACCGCCAAAATCCCACATAAATGGGAATTTCGCCACGACAACATTGGCTGGAACTATCGCATGCCAAACGTCAACGCTGCCTTAGGCTGTGCGCAAATGGAAAAACTTGACGCCATCCTCAGGGACAAACAGGTAATTGCTTCGGCTTACAAAACTTTCTTTGAGGGGAAAAAAGATATTACGTACATTGATGCACCAGCCAATTGTACGGCTAATTATTGGTTAAACACCATCCGATTTGAATCACAAGAACAACGCGACCATTTCCTAACCGCAAGCAACGATGCAAGTATCATGACTCGTCCCCTGTGGACCTTAATGGCCGACTTGCCCATGTATGCAAACAACCTCAACGACGGTTTGATTAACGCCAGATATCTGGCTGCCCGCACCGTCAACCTACCAAGTAGCCCCCGCAAGGAGGAATGTGTATGAACCGCAATTCGGTCTTTATAATCGCCGAAGCAGGGGTCAATCACAACGGAGATATGAGTCTCGCTCGCCAACTGATAGAGGTGGCAGCCAAAGCCGGAGCGGATGCGGTTAAATTTCAGACTTTCAAAGCCAAAGAAATCGTCACAGATCTGGCCCAAAAGGCAAACTATCAAAAAGAGACTTCTGGAGCTGAAGAATCCCAGTTTGCCATGTTAAAGAAACTCGAACTGGATACAAAGGCGCACGAAGACCTCATCGCTCATGCCCAAAAACACAATATAGAATTTCTCTCCACCCCCTTCGATGCAGACAGTCTGGACATGCTTCTTGAACTCGGTGTTAACACTATTAAAATCCCATCTGGAGAAATAACAAATCTCCCCTATCTACGCCGAGTGGGCAACAAGGGAGTCCCCATGGTCATGTCTACAGGCATGACCACGTTGGAAGAAGTCAAAGCCGCTGTCACAGCCCTCATGGAAACAGGGGCATCAGCTAAAGACATAACTCTACTCCATTGCAACACCCAATACCCAACACCTCTTGAGGATGCCAACCTCAAAGCCATGGACACACTGGCTCTCGCTTTTCCTGAATGTGCAGTTGGTTATTCAGACCACACTCCCGGCATATCCTGTCCAGTGGCGGCTACTGCTATGGGGGCTTCGCTCGTTGAAAAGCACTTTACTCTGGACAAAACCATGAAAGGCCCGGACCATGCAGCGTCTATTGACCCAGAAGAACTCACTGCCATGGTTTCCGGTATCAGAGATATTGAAAAGGCACTGGGTGATGGGACCAAACAGCCAAGCGTAAGCGAAAAAGAAAACATCAACATTGCTCGGCGTTTTCTCGTGGCGGCCGCCCCCATTATGGCAGGAGAACCGTTTACCGAAGCCAACGTGGTCGCCAAACGAACTGGGCAAGGTGGGATTTCCCCCATGCGATGGGATGAAATCATGCAAAAATCAGCATCCAGGAATTTCCATACCGGGGAGATTATCGAGCTATGAAAATTTGCGTTTTCACAGGTACACGCGCTGAATACGGCCTATTACTCCCATTGCTTAATCGCATTGAGCAAGACCCTGATACCGAACTTCAACTTCTGGTCTCAGGGTCACATTTGTCTGACCGGCATGGGCATACTGTCGACGCCATCCTTGCGGACGGTTTCACAATCCAGGCTACAGTACCGCTTCAACTCAATGACGACACTCGCCTCGGAATAGCCACAGCCATGGGAGAGGCACTCACTGGCTGCGCTCATGCTTTGGATAAAATTAAGCCAGATATTCTGATACTACTCGGTGATCGATATGAATGTTTTGCCTGCGCCACTGCTGCCTCAATCCTGGGATATCCTATTGCCCATATCCATGGCGGAGAAGTAACCGAAGGAGCCATGGATGATTACTATCGCCACTCCATTACAAAAATGTCTCATCTCCATTTCACCTCTTGCGAAGCATACAGAGATCGAGTCATTCAATTAGGAGAACATCCAGACACTGTCTTCAATGTGGGAGCTCTCGGGGTAGAAAATATCATGACCATCCCCCTGATGGACAAAATTGAACTTGAGGCTGACCTCAATTTCTCCATTGGTGACAACTGTTTGCTCACGACCTATCATCCTGTAACTCAGGATAAAGATGATAAAACCCAACTCAATGAATTTTTCTCTGCCATTGAGACACTGCTCTCGGATGATCCGACAATGACAGCAATCATCACCGGGGCCAATGCTGATCCCGGCGGTAACGCCATTGATGAACGGGCCGCTCTACTTGCAAATAAACATCCTCGACAAACTTGCGTTGTTCCGTCGCTTGGCCTTGTCCGATATTTATCCGCAATGAAGTACTGTGGAGCTGTCATTGGCAATTCCTCTTCCGGCATTTTAGAAGCACCAAGTTTCAAAATCCCTTCTATTAATGTAGGCATACGACAAAAAGGAAGAGAACAGGCCAAATCCGTATTCAACTCACCGTCTGTGTCTGAAATTCTTGTACGAAGAACCCGCCGAGCCTTGGAAGCTGGCCAAACCCGAGTTGTCAAAGAAGTCATGAACCCGTATGAAAAAGAAGGAACCAGCTTGCACATTTTGAATGAGATCAAGCAAGCTACCTTCCATGTTGCCAAACCATTTTACGACATCACGCACAGCCTGCTTGCAGGCGAGGAATAACCTATGACTCGTTGGAAAGAATCTGTCATACCACCATCAGCCACAATCCGTGACTCGGTGGAAGCACTCAATCGGTCAGCAACACAGATAGCTTTAGTCGTTGATAATTCGGGACACCTCAAAGGAGTCATCACTGACGGCGATGTCAGACGTGGTTTATTAGCAGGAAAAACACTGGAGTCACCTGTTGCTGAAATCATGGAAACAAATTTTTTCTCGGCCAATGAACACGACGACCAGTCTGTTCTGCTGACAACTATGCGAGAACAAGAATTCCGCCAGGTACCTTTACTTGATAACGAAAATCGTATTGTGGGTTTACGGACCCTTATGGACATGGTCACTCCTCCCAAAAAAGACAATTGGGTCGTACTCATGGCGGGCGGCCTAGGCCAACGCTTGCGCCCCCTTACCGAGGATTGTCCCAAACCGCTTCTGACAGTGGGCGGCAAACCGTTACTCAGTACAATTTTGGACCAATTCGTAGAATATGGCTTTGAGCGTTTTTATATTTCCGTCAACTACCGCGCCGAAATGGTCGAAGACTACTTTGGCGACGGCTCAAGGCATGGCGTGGAAATTCGGTACCTTCGAGAAGACAAACAACTAGGAACAGCCGGAGCTGTTGGCCTTATCCCCCAACAAACTGACAAACCAATATTTGTCATGAACGGAGACCTGCTTACCCGCGTAGATTTCCCAGGTATGCTTGCTTTTCATCAGGAACAAAAAGCCCGAGCAACAATGGCAGTCCGCAGGTTCGACATTCAAGTCCCATATGGTGTGGTCAATGTTGAAGACAACATAATCACACACCTTGAAGAAAAACCAACACATAAATTTTTTGTCAATGCGGGAATCTACGTGTTGGATCCGGACATTGCCGCATCTATCCCTAAAAATGAATACCTGGATATGCCGACCCTGTTTAGTCAGCTCATGAACAAAGACGAAACGACATCGGCTTTCCCCATCCATGAATACTGGATGGATATTGGCCGTAAACAAGATTTTGATCAGGCCAATTATGATTACGACATGCACTTTCGCGTAAAGGAAGAGTGCTAACATGAAAGCATTGATCATAGGGTATGGATCTATTGGAGCACGTCACGCACAAATTCTCG
This genomic window contains:
- a CDS encoding LegC family aminotransferase; this encodes MFDDVLSFIRQLYREPEGFIPLHAPIFFGHEKEYLCDCIDSTFVSSVGKYVDRFEDMVCDFTDAARAIAVVNGTCGLTAALGMVNVRPGDLVLTQALTFVASANAISHTGAKPVFLDSDKDSLGMSPDALKTFLKSHNPANGHIAACVPVHILGHACRIREICEICAEYDIPVVEDAAEVLGSRYEGQHLGTFGTFGVLSFNGNKTITTGGGGMILTKDAELGAHAKHMTTTAKIPHKWEFRHDNIGWNYRMPNVNAALGCAQMEKLDAILRDKQVIASAYKTFFEGKKDITYIDAPANCTANYWLNTIRFESQEQRDHFLTASNDASIMTRPLWTLMADLPMYANNLNDGLINARYLAARTVNLPSSPRKEECV
- a CDS encoding transporter substrate-binding domain-containing protein; the protein is MKRIITILAALSLLLCAAISAQAADIDLAKKSTLEKVIQSGELRIGTEAGYMPFEMTDKKGQVVGFDIDMCKEMAKAMGVKLTIVNTAWDGIIPGLLSNKYDLIASGMTVNQERNLKVNFANPYIVVGQTALINKKWADEIKTYKDLNNPKYTITSKLGTTGEQAAKRMFPKAQYKSFEMEDQAMLEALNGKATATVYDLPMTSIFYAQRGKDADMKFLNEPFTYEPLGWAINKGDPDFLNWLNNFLVQMKNDGRYDRIYNKWFGSNKWLKDVQ
- a CDS encoding nucleotidyltransferase family protein, which encodes MTRWKESVIPPSATIRDSVEALNRSATQIALVVDNSGHLKGVITDGDVRRGLLAGKTLESPVAEIMETNFFSANEHDDQSVLLTTMREQEFRQVPLLDNENRIVGLRTLMDMVTPPKKDNWVVLMAGGLGQRLRPLTEDCPKPLLTVGGKPLLSTILDQFVEYGFERFYISVNYRAEMVEDYFGDGSRHGVEIRYLREDKQLGTAGAVGLIPQQTDKPIFVMNGDLLTRVDFPGMLAFHQEQKARATMAVRRFDIQVPYGVVNVEDNIITHLEEKPTHKFFVNAGIYVLDPDIAASIPKNEYLDMPTLFSQLMNKDETTSAFPIHEYWMDIGRKQDFDQANYDYDMHFRVKEEC
- the neuC gene encoding UDP-N-acetylglucosamine 2-epimerase; this encodes MKICVFTGTRAEYGLLLPLLNRIEQDPDTELQLLVSGSHLSDRHGHTVDAILADGFTIQATVPLQLNDDTRLGIATAMGEALTGCAHALDKIKPDILILLGDRYECFACATAASILGYPIAHIHGGEVTEGAMDDYYRHSITKMSHLHFTSCEAYRDRVIQLGEHPDTVFNVGALGVENIMTIPLMDKIELEADLNFSIGDNCLLTTYHPVTQDKDDKTQLNEFFSAIETLLSDDPTMTAIITGANADPGGNAIDERAALLANKHPRQTCVVPSLGLVRYLSAMKYCGAVIGNSSSGILEAPSFKIPSINVGIRQKGREQAKSVFNSPSVSEILVRRTRRALEAGQTRVVKEVMNPYEKEGTSLHILNEIKQATFHVAKPFYDITHSLLAGEE
- a CDS encoding ABC transporter permease subunit (The N-terminal region of this protein, as described by TIGR01726, is a three transmembrane segment that identifies a subfamily of ABC transporter permease subunits, which specificities that include histidine, arginine, glutamine, glutamate, L-cystine (sic), the opines (in Agrobacterium) octopine and nopaline, etc.), with translation MTDTATVGTPKGFNKNTFWKAVYFVLLFVVIGGFYWATEQADYIWRWNRLPRYFYYVETIDVTAEIEGEVASITQKDDDSVVIIEGGGESEYYTIPGSDVRVDVGDTIYMGDPIGVYEEGRMGLLLDGLLVTIEVSLVSIFLGILLGLFTGLARISSNPCLKWGAITYIELIRGSPLLVQIMIWYFVLGTIINNLLAKADLFQIPELWFAVASLAIFAGAYVAEIVRAGIQSIHKGQMEAARSLGMTKATAMRKIILPQAFKRILPPLAGQFISLIKDSSLLGVIAIRELTKATREAVTTSLMPYELWFLCGIMYLVITFTLSMFVQYLEKRTAEV
- a CDS encoding amino acid ABC transporter ATP-binding protein, whose product is MIDVKNVYKTFFVPHEIQALHDVSYHINPGEVVVVIGPSGSGKSTFLRCLNRLEHANSGHIMIDGVDVLDPKTNINKVRMEVGMVFQSFNLFPHLTVLENVTVGQTSVRKRGKKESAENAMTLLNKVGIHAKADNYPAQLSGGQMQRVAIARALAMDPKVMLFDEPTSALDPEMVGEVLDVMKALAKEGMTMVVVTHEMGFAREVADHVVFMDEGKIVEVGNPEHFFTTPEHERTKLFLSQIL
- a CDS encoding glycosyltransferase family 9 protein, with the protein product MKDISNIHPKRILACQLRQIGDVVLATPSIRLLKERFPNAKLDVLTEKKCASVLENNPHIDHIWTIDKKALSNPLTALKYYRKVGKSGYDLIVDFQQLPRCKWVVRFSTAPVRLTFQPPWYNRHLYTHWTTPLNGYAAKCKASVLRPLGIEWKNEPPEIFFTKVEKDWAKNFIASQGMEPCRFVTIDPSHRRITRKWPERHFAGLIQLMKKRYPDLKFFILYGPGELPVAQEVAQIAGDGVIISDNMLSLREMAAVQSMAALHVGNCSAPRHFAVAVDTPSLVIHGATGFGWRFPSDEHVSLDKGLPCRSCNQNKCETRECLETFHPEECLDEALRLLALRYVS
- the neuB gene encoding N-acetylneuraminate synthase; its protein translation is MNRNSVFIIAEAGVNHNGDMSLARQLIEVAAKAGADAVKFQTFKAKEIVTDLAQKANYQKETSGAEESQFAMLKKLELDTKAHEDLIAHAQKHNIEFLSTPFDADSLDMLLELGVNTIKIPSGEITNLPYLRRVGNKGVPMVMSTGMTTLEEVKAAVTALMETGASAKDITLLHCNTQYPTPLEDANLKAMDTLALAFPECAVGYSDHTPGISCPVAATAMGASLVEKHFTLDKTMKGPDHAASIDPEELTAMVSGIRDIEKALGDGTKQPSVSEKENINIARRFLVAAAPIMAGEPFTEANVVAKRTGQGGISPMRWDEIMQKSASRNFHTGEIIEL
- a CDS encoding NAD-dependent 4,6-dehydratase LegB, with amino-acid sequence MNLKGKKILVTGSDGFIGSHLVEYLIRQGYSVRAFVLYNSFNSWGWLDESPKDIIDNLEIFSGDVRDPNGVREAMKGCDVVMHLAALIAIPYSYHSPDTYVDTNVKGTLNIVQAAKDLGVERVVVTSTSEVYGTAQFVPITEDHPLQGQSPYSATKIGADQIAMSFYNAFETPVSIIRPFNTYGPRQSARAVIPTVITQIANGAETIKLGALTPTRDFNYVSDTVRGFEAVAASDDCIGEVVNVGSGFEVSIGDTAQAIADVMGANIEIVCDQERIRPKNSEVERLFAGNEKVKKLCDWEPKFNGLDGFKRGLELTAKWFADGENLKRYKADIYNI